TAACAAGATATTGAAAGTATTCAAATCAGGGTACTGACCACGTGCATGCATCACATCCAGAAGATCTTGCCCATCGGATGTCCTCCCAGATTTACATAATCCATCAATAAGAGAGCTATACGTTACTGTATCAGGAACTAAATTTCTTTGAGGCATAGTTTCGAACAAAGCAAAAGCTTTATCCACTCTTCTATTCTTACAATATCCATCAATCATGATGGTATAACTTTGAACATCTGGTTTCAGGCCCATTTTCACCATATCATCAAATAAAGTAGCTGCCTCACTCACATTCTTAGCAAGAAAATACCCATCTATTAAAGCATTGTAAGTAACAATATCAGGTTTAAGACCTCTTTGCAACATCAAATGAAACACTTTATGGGCTTCTGTGGCTTTTCCTTCTTTAGATAGTGCATCAATCAGTATGCTATAAGTATAAATGTTAGGTTTGATGTTGTTTTGCACCATTTGATTCAACAATTTAGTAGCTTCTTCTAGTTTATCCACACAGCATAAACCGTGAATTAAAGAGCTGTAACTAACAACATCAGGAGAAATTCCCCGTGCAATCATCTCAGAGAAATATTTGTATGCCTCATTTACAAGTCCATCTTTGCATAACCCATCAATAACAATACTATATATTATTACATCAAGCTTGATTGGTTGCTTCTCTAGCTTTCGCAGCAACTCGATTGCAGCTCTTGTTTGTCCTATCTTACAAAGACCATTGATTAAGGTCCCATACGTAACCTCATCAAGCTGATATCCTTGTGCTCTGACCTCATCATGAAATTTCAAAGCTGACTTAACCTTGCCGTTAATACACAATCCTTTCATTAAGGTGTTCAAAGTTATTATATCGCATTGATAACCCATCTTGATAATCTTCCCCAATACAGAAAAAGCATAACCCGTATGACCCATTTGGCAGAAACAATTGATCAACATGTTTAGAGTAATGAAGCTAGGAGCAATTCCCCTAAACTCTAATTGTGAAAAAAGCGAAACAACAATGTGATAGTCTTTCTCCATAATAAGAGCCTTAAGAAGCTTACCAATTTCAACATGAGAAGGGGGATGACGCCGATCGATGAGGCGATTGAAAGAGAAAACAGCATCATCAAtattaatgatgatgatgataactaaaaaagagagaaaaaaaaagagaaaataaaaaaaaagttgaaaaaaatagaaaaaagtacGATGAAatcatattaattttatataattagctagtctattatataattttacctgaatgaaaagaaaagatataaatttaaattatcaagattctattttattttataatttaattcttCATTTTAATTGAGCTATCAAAGTGAAAATATCAATAAGAAAACTGTATTTGACTAACacagtttttttaattaaatgaataaaaatttatttatttttatattttgttaatttatattttgatctAGCTTTTAAATTAAAGTGAAAACACATACATTCtacaaaaaatacaataaattatCTACATtctccttttcctctcattCATATAGTTGTAGAAAAAAGGCCCAATATCTCCTGCTCAGTTCCACAGCTCATGTTTCCAACCCAACAACCCATATAACACCCCTTAATTTTTTCCTAATTAAATTTCCTTAACAACCTACTAAAATGAATACATTATAATCACCTACCTGTCATATctcatgcttttttttttttctctgtcaacaaaaaagaattttccataataaaaatcaattttgctACAAAGAGATTTAGAATCCGTTTGATAAGTAGCAGAAGTTACTTTTTTtgacttttaaattataaaaagttaaaatatatatgtttgacatcattttaaaaaaaaatttaatttctcaaGAAGTTAATTCACAGCTTTTCGATAAATGATTCTACcacttctttaaaaaaaaattaatttcaaaacaaaaaaatttactttcctttttTATTCTGTGAAAAATACTGATCCTTCACCACCATCTTCACGCAAGGTCTACTAGAAGCACTGGCCTTCCACTATCATTCCACCATCATTCTCAGACAATATTTCAAATCTTACCATTTTCACGTAATGATTCATCTGATAGAAGTATTGATCCTTCACCACTATTTTCAGATAATATTGCATCTGAACAACCTACATATATTCCTTctagatattattttttatcacatGTGATTTTATAACTTGCTATTATTTTCATAACAATAATGCTAGGGAACCAACTATCCATCAGCCAAGAATCAGCCAAAATGTATTTGGGCTTGAAACCGGAAGCCCAATTGGCTCCAACATCCAAAAAATTAACCCACGGTTAACAAGAATAACCCTCATTAGAAACCCTACTTTCACCGTTTTACCAGAACTTTCAAAAACACCTTCAAAGGCGCCACACCACCGGGAAAATCGCAGAACCTCTTCCCTGTCTTCTATGCCCGCCGCAACCCCGCGCTGAAGCCTCAGCCCGCCTCGTGCCTCCACACCTCCGGGAACTCTGCGGCTGCATGCAGGTATACCCGGCGCACAGGAAGCATACTGTTGCAGCTGCGCCATCCGCCGGTGTTCCTCCAGTTCTCCAGCCCAGCATCTTCTGATCGTCTCACCAATTGTCAGGTAAGGTAGATGTTTTACTTTGATTTCTTATGCATGTTTTGAAAACAGAATTTGAAGTAGTTTTCTATGTAGTGGTAATGGTGAATTTTAATTGAGTGGGTGTTTCTTCTTTCTTGGTTTTGATCAGGTAATACAATCTCGGTGCATCACTGGTTGTTTCCAAGAGTATTAGCTGCATCTTTTATTGTTATTCGGAAGTTTGATCACAGGTAAAtatgttttttcttgatccctAATTGAATTTGGCTATATTCTTAATA
This sequence is a window from Arachis duranensis cultivar V14167 chromosome 2, aradu.V14167.gnm2.J7QH, whole genome shotgun sequence. Protein-coding genes within it:
- the LOC110278226 gene encoding putative pentatricopeptide repeat-containing protein At1g12700, mitochondrial, which translates into the protein MAQLQQYASCAPGIPACSRRVPGGVEARGGLRLQRGVAAGIEDREEVLRFSRWCGAFEGVFESSGKTVKVGFLMRVILVNLIIIIINIDDAVFSFNRLIDRRHPPSHVEIGKLLKALIMEKDYHIVVSLFSQLEFRGIAPSFITLNMLINCFCQMGHTGYAFSVLGKIIKMGYQCDIITLNTLMKGLCINGKVKSALKFHDEVRAQGYQLDEVTYGTLINGLCKIGQTRAAIELLRKLEKQPIKLDVIIYSIVIDGLCKDGLVNEAYKYFSEMIARGISPDVVSYSSLIHGLCCVDKLEEATKLLNQMVQNNIKPNIYTYSILIDALSKEGKATEAHKVFHLMLQRGLKPDIVTYNALIDGYFLAKNVSEAATLFDDMVKMGLKPDVQSYTIMIDGYCKNRRVDKAFALFETMPQRNLVPDTVTYSSLIDGLCKSGRTSDGQDLLDVMHARGQYPDLNTFNILLDGLFKSRHIEDATALFLKIIGKGIRPSVVTCNILIDGLCKGGRLKTAQQFFRHIHINGYQLDVITYNAMISGLCKEDLLDEAMALLTEMDKNSCFPNIVTYEILIRALLERNENHKAEKLLCEMISKRVMSQ